CGGCGTAAACGATTTGCGCATAAATATCAGAAACATTGTTTGGTGTTTGAGACAATGCCTCGAGTCGCAGCAGCGTCACATCTGCTTTCTTGCCGGCTTCGAGACTGCCGATTTCATCCGCCAATCCCAAACATCGCGCGCCTTCGATCGTGGCCATGGCCATGATCTCAACCGCCGGCAACGCCGTTGGCCCGCGCCGGATTTTTTGAATCAATCCCGCAAGCTGCATTTCCTTAAAGATGTCGAGGCGATTGTTGCACGGCGCGCCGTCCGCGCCCAGGCCGACTTTCACGCCCGCCTCCCGCATCTCGATCACCGGCGCCAAGCCGCTGGCCAGTTTCATATTCGAGCCGGGGCAATGCGCGACGCTCGTGCCGTCGGCTGCCAGCATTTGCATTTCCTCGTGATGCACCTGCACGCCATGCGCAAAGCAGCAATGCTCGCCCGCAATTCCCAATTCATGAAAAAAAGCGACACTGCGGCAGCCTTTTTGTTTCAACAAAATTCCTTCTTCCGCAACAGTTTCCGCGGCATGGGAATGCACCATGCAACCTTGCTCCTTCGCCATCTCTGCCACCTCTCGCAGCAGCATCTCAGAACAACTGAGTGTGAAGCGCGGGGCATATGCATAGCGCAAGCGGCCGCCGGCAGCGCCATGCCATTGCTTTTGCAGGCGCTCACTTTCACGCAAGGACTGCTGTGTGTCTTCACGTAAACCGGCAGGGACGTTTTCTCCGCTATCCATCATGCACTTGCCGCCGAGCAGGCGCAGGCCGTGCGCTTCGGCCTCGGCAAAAACTTCATCATAATGATGCACACTGCCCATGTCGAGAATCGTGGTTGTGCCGCCGGCAAGCAACTCGGCAATGCCCAATCTTGCTGAAATGCGCATTGAAGTAGCGTTGTGAGCTGCTTCGAACGGCCAGATTTTCTGCTGCAGCCAATCGAGCAGGCTCAAGTTCTCGGCTTGATTGCGAAACAAAGTCTGGCAGAGGTGAATATGTGTTTGCACGAATCCCGGCAGCAAAGCGCAGCCGCTCGCCTCGATCACGCGCAACTCGCCGTCTGGCACGTTTTCTT
This portion of the Cytophagia bacterium CHB2 genome encodes:
- a CDS encoding 5'-deoxyadenosine deaminase translates to MPKTLFQNALLITMNPGREVFHGDLLVENDRIAQIVKAGERTQAKENVPDGELRVIEASGCALLPGFVQTHIHLCQTLFRNQAENLSLLDWLQQKIWPFEAAHNATSMRISARLGIAELLAGGTTTILDMGSVHHYDEVFAEAEAHGLRLLGGKCMMDSGENVPAGLREDTQQSLRESERLQKQWHGAAGGRLRYAYAPRFTLSCSEMLLREVAEMAKEQGCMVHSHAAETVAEEGILLKQKGCRSVAFFHELGIAGEHCCFAHGVQVHHEEMQMLAADGTSVAHCPGSNMKLASGLAPVIEMREAGVKVGLGADGAPCNNRLDIFKEMQLAGLIQKIRRGPTALPAVEIMAMATIEGARCLGLADEIGSLEAGKKADVTLLRLEALSQTPNNVSDIYAQIVYAASAGDVRLTMVEGRVCYENGEIAQLDRAGLVTQAEDEFKKLLQRVEL